A genome region from Geoalkalibacter ferrihydriticus DSM 17813 includes the following:
- a CDS encoding ATP-binding protein produces MRDWINDSPEYFDFPIPEFQGNPLVEALRPPPMDKTEAISRLSQKPLFNRSERDLPSSMRMALPSRLQNFMFPTQQHIGLLDRIYCQILNGYRRYNPATVLGQQYLHGEGNPFNDPNKTPSNISFLTGLSGMGKSSLIRSIMRAMGKPLIVHSNYKGAPFPESQILYLMRNVPDQCSAKSVCKKIGLHADTLLGKKLYAQRFTDKASRSEYVSALEAIIKNHHVGALVIDEFQNISLAKSGGKGEVLALIHNLRDELGVPIILVGTYKAAAMLREETSLARRLVEGGFHELKRPADPSDINWRALCNIVWRYQWVREPQDISDKIVQTLYGFSQGITGIMINLFITAQTYAIEEGLETVTCGLLNEIYHERFRPIHHIIHLLRENNPAVLSQYDDLYFDAIAEMDDDPLQNRIKALREGMADTKEALLENIAAGPPQNVAKPRQGRKNKLTTKSLHDAIRGSAQNSADILGKRA; encoded by the coding sequence ATGAGGGATTGGATCAACGATAGCCCTGAGTATTTCGATTTCCCGATCCCCGAATTCCAAGGGAATCCTCTCGTCGAGGCATTGCGGCCTCCACCGATGGATAAGACGGAGGCAATTTCGCGGCTAAGTCAAAAGCCTCTTTTTAACAGGAGCGAACGCGATCTTCCCTCCTCCATGAGGATGGCTCTGCCCTCACGCTTGCAGAACTTCATGTTCCCAACCCAACAGCACATCGGGTTATTGGATCGGATTTACTGCCAAATCCTGAACGGCTATCGTAGGTATAACCCGGCCACAGTCTTAGGCCAGCAATATCTCCATGGTGAAGGTAACCCCTTTAACGATCCTAATAAGACCCCTTCAAATATTTCCTTCCTGACCGGACTTTCCGGCATGGGCAAATCCAGTCTGATCCGCAGTATTATGCGGGCAATGGGCAAGCCGCTCATCGTGCATTCCAACTACAAAGGTGCTCCATTCCCGGAGTCACAGATCCTCTATCTCATGAGGAATGTGCCCGACCAGTGCAGTGCCAAATCTGTCTGCAAGAAAATCGGCCTCCATGCTGACACCCTGCTTGGCAAGAAACTTTATGCTCAACGATTCACAGACAAGGCATCAAGATCCGAATACGTCTCCGCACTTGAGGCAATTATCAAAAATCACCATGTCGGCGCTCTTGTCATCGACGAATTTCAAAATATCTCCTTGGCAAAATCTGGCGGCAAGGGAGAGGTTCTAGCCCTGATTCACAATCTCCGCGACGAACTCGGAGTTCCCATCATCCTTGTCGGGACCTATAAAGCCGCAGCAATGTTAAGGGAGGAAACCAGCCTCGCGCGCCGTCTCGTTGAGGGCGGTTTTCACGAACTGAAGAGGCCTGCCGACCCAAGCGATATAAATTGGCGTGCCCTCTGCAACATCGTCTGGCGCTATCAGTGGGTGAGAGAACCGCAAGACATCAGCGACAAAATCGTCCAAACCTTATATGGCTTCAGTCAGGGAATCACCGGCATCATGATCAACCTCTTTATTACCGCCCAGACCTACGCGATCGAGGAAGGGCTCGAAACCGTGACCTGTGGTCTGTTGAATGAGATCTATCATGAACGCTTCCGGCCGATACACCACATCATCCACCTTCTCCGGGAAAACAATCCGGCAGTTTTGAGCCAGTATGACGATCTCTACTTTGACGCGATTGCGGAAATGGATGACGATCCATTACAGAACCGCATCAAAGCTCTTCGAGAAGGGATGGCAGACACCAAGGAGGCTCTGTTGGAAAATATTGCCGCCGGGCCGCCCCAGAATGTAGCCAAACCTCGCCAAGGAAGAAAAAACAAGCTGACGACAAAAAGCCTCCACGATGCGATCCGAGGGTCTGCTCAAAACTCTGCCGATATCCTCGGAAAAAGGGCATGA
- a CDS encoding TnsD family Tn7-like transposition protein, producing MNTFPFFPVPASGETAYSLFSRSIARSGLPETYLLQEFTCQRHSTTLLSALPGYLSSISRRMPLGHPWRDATLIVRKHTSLPYFIYFDEKENRDRWVDRLAGIDSSQPITMALGLTSYPRGMLSIHPRYCPTCVQVDRDNYGFPWFRREHLLPGVAVCWRHGTALAQGCSRCGPYPIKGRALSMAGRCLCQEGINPLPVHADLPEDTEPLLWLARQSAWMVNSPGSPFGGIRATLREKVLEKGFGRGSLIEPRRLAKAIEERFGRQTLEWLGTPAWEGERPAAWLRRLLSGQLDGKKRSPALLFLIIIGTLYESLEAFEKTAEDLSRPETIEEELVLPTWSADLFRLLQTGECGLPGISKQLGISTYRLIEKIRQRGWRVPLSHQTRKKLGDAKISAIKEDFMQGMEKTQIMRHHGCSEWALTLIELDEPGLNASFRGAAKLITQERNRARLRDHLSANPTATRIDILEGLPGVYDYMLKQDKEWFYKQISEKKAAAPTPRKSRVDWALLDQNKAIEIAGVFDEMLASGPKPVQATATAALKRAGLLRQYSNDPTKFPLVAGILQERSESRQNFIRRRLAWAVEQMANSGDPISINKLRRVASLPAETMRDHRQEVINLAEQMNTAIDGGSFFA from the coding sequence ATGAATACGTTTCCTTTCTTCCCTGTGCCAGCCTCGGGCGAGACGGCTTACTCTCTTTTCAGTCGCTCCATCGCGCGCTCAGGTCTTCCCGAAACCTATCTTTTGCAGGAGTTTACCTGCCAACGGCACTCCACAACCCTGCTATCGGCACTTCCGGGCTATCTGTCATCTATTTCGAGGAGAATGCCGCTCGGCCATCCTTGGCGAGACGCGACCCTTATCGTTCGTAAGCATACCTCACTGCCGTATTTCATTTACTTCGACGAGAAGGAAAATCGAGACAGATGGGTGGACAGGCTTGCGGGAATCGACTCTTCCCAGCCGATAACAATGGCGCTGGGGTTGACCAGCTACCCTCGCGGAATGCTTTCTATCCATCCCAGATATTGTCCGACCTGTGTTCAAGTAGACCGCGACAACTATGGTTTTCCCTGGTTCCGACGCGAGCATCTGTTGCCAGGAGTGGCGGTCTGCTGGCGGCATGGTACGGCCTTAGCTCAGGGTTGCAGCCGCTGTGGTCCGTATCCCATAAAAGGCAGAGCCCTGAGCATGGCCGGCAGATGTCTCTGCCAGGAGGGAATAAATCCGCTGCCAGTCCATGCCGACCTACCGGAAGACACCGAACCACTTCTCTGGCTCGCTCGGCAGAGTGCTTGGATGGTGAACTCGCCAGGAAGCCCCTTCGGTGGCATCAGGGCGACCTTGCGGGAGAAAGTCCTGGAGAAAGGTTTCGGGCGAGGTTCCTTGATTGAGCCACGTCGGCTCGCAAAAGCTATTGAGGAGAGATTCGGAAGGCAAACTCTGGAATGGCTGGGAACTCCTGCCTGGGAAGGGGAAAGACCTGCGGCATGGCTCCGGAGACTTCTTTCAGGACAACTCGACGGGAAGAAGCGCAGCCCTGCCCTCCTCTTCCTTATCATCATTGGAACGCTCTACGAATCGTTAGAGGCTTTTGAAAAAACAGCAGAAGATCTATCTCGACCTGAGACAATCGAAGAAGAACTGGTGCTGCCGACCTGGAGCGCAGATCTTTTTCGGCTCCTTCAAACCGGTGAATGCGGCCTACCCGGAATCTCCAAGCAACTTGGGATCTCGACCTATCGGCTCATTGAGAAAATTCGCCAACGTGGCTGGCGCGTTCCTCTTTCCCACCAGACTCGAAAAAAACTGGGAGACGCGAAGATCTCTGCAATCAAGGAAGATTTTATGCAGGGGATGGAGAAAACACAGATCATGCGCCACCACGGTTGCAGCGAATGGGCACTCACTTTGATTGAACTGGATGAACCTGGGCTAAACGCCAGCTTCCGAGGTGCTGCGAAGCTTATAACGCAAGAACGAAACCGCGCTCGGTTGCGCGACCATCTCTCCGCAAACCCGACTGCAACCCGAATCGATATCTTGGAAGGTCTGCCCGGTGTTTATGACTATATGCTTAAACAGGATAAGGAGTGGTTCTACAAACAAATTTCCGAGAAAAAGGCCGCGGCGCCAACTCCCAGGAAAAGCAGAGTCGACTGGGCCCTTCTCGATCAGAATAAGGCGATAGAGATCGCGGGCGTATTTGACGAGATGCTGGCATCGGGCCCAAAACCAGTGCAGGCGACCGCCACTGCAGCCCTGAAAAGGGCCGGCCTTCTACGACAATATAGCAATGATCCTACCAAATTCCCCCTGGTTGCCGGCATCCTTCAAGAGCGTTCCGAATCGCGGCAAAACTTTATCCGGCGCCGCCTAGCCTGGGCGGTGGAGCAAATGGCCAATTCCGGAGACCCCATCTCAATCAACAAGCTTCGCCGAGTCGCCTCCCTTCCGGCAGAAACTATGAGAGATCACAGGCAAGAAGTCATTAACCTAGCGGAGCAGATGAACACCGCTATCGATGGAGGATCATTTTTTGCGTAA
- a CDS encoding protein-export chaperone SecB gives MAEKKEGVPLTKYHPIQVQGVLVKELFISANGPPSEDKGVEGGRFSLMVGHSEYDEEDKEISVSLKLEVGFEEDEKENSAPFSMRIEIVGNFKVDESEFPVEHIDHWAQRNAPLILFPYLREHAYSLTARCGFKPMLLPLLEVPTFKPPE, from the coding sequence ATGGCTGAGAAAAAAGAGGGAGTTCCTTTGACTAAATATCATCCCATTCAAGTCCAAGGTGTGTTGGTCAAAGAATTATTTATTTCAGCGAATGGACCCCCTAGCGAAGATAAAGGTGTCGAAGGGGGCAGGTTCTCTCTTATGGTAGGTCATAGTGAGTATGATGAGGAAGATAAAGAGATCAGTGTTTCTTTGAAGCTTGAGGTCGGCTTCGAAGAAGATGAAAAGGAAAACTCGGCTCCTTTTTCAATGAGAATTGAAATTGTTGGCAATTTCAAAGTTGATGAAAGTGAGTTTCCTGTGGAGCATATTGACCACTGGGCACAAAGAAATGCTCCTCTGATCTTATTTCCCTATTTGCGAGAGCATGCATATTCCCTTACAGCCCGTTGTGGTTTTAAGCCAATGTTGCTCCCCCTGCTTGAAGTCCCCACTTTTAAGCCTCCTGAATAG